In one Drosophila pseudoobscura strain MV-25-SWS-2005 chromosome X, UCI_Dpse_MV25, whole genome shotgun sequence genomic region, the following are encoded:
- the LOC4814649 gene encoding segmentation polarity homeobox protein engrailed, with the protein MTTNQTACALQENQIPVDSYRMHSKPPPTMTMGRMARWPLLLLLLVFYWCSSVAAFGNEYVHIKVHVPKEQGGEPEVAKVIHHYHHHPHPHQLQRLQRGRGAPPPPKPKHPSPLLESVILSDLDKPLHMSEHAEYLNHAKELADHLTESFNKKPPPPPPLPLLPKKKVNTYTIIEEQHSSRPAPAPAPVHSGYGYEDHPEHSVETYRVIESRPQLNHHHHHKQHHAHLEEDDDDLGYHYPHSSRSYPHHIGGAYAEPAPVEEHIEQETEPGYSYSAPYAHSGRGPKSGRAPAYTLEAPEESSSAYGYDYSRPSGSSSSGSGSSSGFRPSPQLPSGSEGYEDEVADTYGAPAPARRRRPALVDWPEATGFNSAAPETYNGVDSYNVGHVQGFGSGGYQYSGPYL; encoded by the coding sequence ATGACAACGAATCAGACCGCGTGCGCGCTTCAAGAGAACCAGATACCCGTCGACAGCTACAGAATGCACTCAAAGCCGCCTCCGACCATGACCATGGGACGCATGGCCCGATGGCCGCTTCTCCTCCTCTTGCTGGTGTTCTACTGGTGTTCCTCGGTTGCCGCCTTTGGCAACGAGTATGTCCACATCAAGGTGCATGTGCCCAAGGAGCAGGGCGGTGAGCCCGAGGTGGCCAAAGTGATCCACCATTACCATCACCATCCGCATCCCCATCAGCTGCAGCGCCTGCAGCGGGGTCGTggagcaccaccaccacccaagCCGAAGCACCCCAGTCCCCTGCTGGAGAGCGTCATTCTCTCCGATCTGGACAAGCCGCTGCACATGAGCGAGCACGCCGAGTATCTGAACCACGCCAAGGAGCTGGCCGATCACCTCACGGAGTCGTTCAACAAGaagccaccaccgccgccaccactgccactgctacccAAGAAGAAGGTAAACACGTACACGATCATCGAGGAGCAGCACAGCTCCaggccagctccagccccagctccagtgCACAGCGGCTACGGGTATGAGGATCATCCGGAGCACAGTGTGGAGACGTACCGAGTGATTGAGTCCCGCCCCCAGCTGaaccaccaccatcaccacaaGCAACACCATGCCCATCTGGAGGAGGATGATGACGATCTGGGCTACCACTACCCGCACTCATCGCGATCCTATCCGCATCATATTGGTGGCGCCTACGCAGAGCCCGCTCCCGTCGAGGAGCACATTGAGCAGGAGACGGAGCCGGGCTACAGCTACTCTGCTCCCTACGCCCACTCTGGACGCGGCCCCAAGTCGGGCCGGGCTCCGGCCTACACCCTGGAGGCCCCCGAGGAGTCGTCGTCCGCCTACGGCTATGACTACTCCAGGccgagcggcagcagcagcagcggtagtGGAAGCAGCTCGGGCTTCCGACCATCTCCACAGCTGCCCAGCGGCAGCGAGGGCTACGAGGATGAGGTGGCGGACACGTATGGGGCGCCAGCCCCAGCACGTCGTCGTCGACCGGCTCTGGTGGACTGGCCAGAGGCCACGGGATTCAACAGTGCCGCCCCCGAGACGTACAACGGTGTCGACAGCTACAACGTAGGTCATGTCCAGGGCTTCGGCAGCGGTGGCTATCAGTACAGTGGGCCCTATCTGTAG